In the Kineosporiaceae bacterium genome, one interval contains:
- a CDS encoding 3-isopropylmalate dehydrogenase: MDAIRLAVIAGDGIGPEVVAEGLKALRTALDGEVSVETTDYDLGARRWHATGETLPEGALAEIRGHDAILLGAIGDPGVPSGVLERGLLLRLRFELDHYVNLRPAKLYPGVVSPLANPGDIDFVVVREGTEGPYTGNGGALRVGTPHEVATEVSVNTAFGAERVIRDAFARAANRPRRHLTLVHKHNVLSFAGHLWRRTVERVGLDFPEVTTAYQHVDAATIFMVNDPTRFDVIVTDNLFGDIITDLAAAIAGGIGLAASGNINPDRSVPSMFEPVHGSAPDIAGQGKADPTATVMSVAMLLEHLGHDKAAARVEQAVATDLAERGSAVRTTAQIGDAIAARI, from the coding sequence ATGGACGCCATTCGCCTCGCAGTGATCGCCGGTGACGGAATCGGCCCCGAAGTTGTCGCCGAGGGCCTGAAGGCCCTGCGCACGGCACTGGACGGCGAGGTGAGTGTCGAGACCACCGATTACGACCTCGGTGCCCGCCGCTGGCACGCCACCGGCGAGACCCTGCCCGAGGGTGCGCTGGCCGAGATCCGTGGGCACGACGCGATCCTGCTCGGTGCCATCGGTGACCCGGGCGTGCCCAGCGGAGTGCTGGAGCGAGGGCTGTTGCTGCGGTTGCGGTTCGAGCTGGACCACTACGTCAACCTGCGTCCCGCCAAGCTGTACCCGGGTGTGGTCTCGCCGCTGGCCAACCCCGGCGACATCGACTTCGTCGTGGTCCGCGAGGGCACCGAGGGTCCGTACACCGGCAACGGGGGCGCGCTGCGGGTCGGTACGCCGCACGAGGTCGCCACCGAAGTCAGCGTCAACACCGCCTTCGGAGCCGAGCGGGTCATCCGGGATGCCTTCGCGCGCGCGGCGAACCGACCCCGGCGTCACCTCACCCTGGTGCACAAGCACAACGTGCTGAGCTTCGCCGGGCACCTGTGGCGGCGCACCGTCGAGCGGGTCGGGCTGGACTTCCCCGAGGTCACCACCGCCTACCAGCACGTCGACGCGGCGACCATCTTCATGGTCAACGACCCGACGCGGTTCGACGTGATCGTCACCGACAACCTGTTCGGCGACATCATCACCGACCTGGCGGCGGCCATCGCCGGCGGGATCGGCCTCGCGGCGTCCGGGAACATCAACCCCGACCGCTCGGTGCCGTCGATGTTCGAGCCGGTGCACGGTTCGGCCCCCGACATCGCCGGGCAGGGCAAGGCCGACCCGACCGCCACCGTGATGTCGGTGGCGATGCTGCTCGAGCACCTGGGCCACGACAAGGCGGCCGCGCGGGTGGAGCAGGCGGTAGCCACCGACCTCGCCGAGCGCGGGTCGGCCGTCCGGACGACCGCGCAGATCGGCGACGCCATCGCCGCCCGCATCTGA
- a CDS encoding branched-chain amino acid aminotransferase, translating into MSALTFAGKPFQITPNQNPASAERRAEILADPGFGKHFSDHMIRSTWTTEGGWGTAELQPYGPLTLDPAAAVLHYAQEIFEGLKAYRRVDGSIWSFRPEANAARMQRSARRLALPELATEDFLAALDLLVATDAAWVPESAPGQERSYYLRPFMYASEPFLGVRPAATIEFLLIGCPVGSYFSGGVRPVSIWLSSAYTRAARGGTGEAKCGGNYAASLAPMLEAGRHGCDQVCFLDAAENRWVEELGGMNLYFVTRDGRLITPELGTILEGVTRSSILTLAKGLGLDVEERKVDIAEWRDGVASGEITEVFACGTAAVITPVGKLVWDGGEVASPNPGAEDSVTMRLRRTLVDLQYGRTEDVHGWMRRLV; encoded by the coding sequence ATGTCTGCCCTGACCTTCGCCGGCAAGCCGTTCCAGATCACCCCGAACCAGAACCCGGCGAGCGCCGAGCGCCGCGCCGAGATCCTGGCGGATCCCGGCTTCGGCAAGCACTTCAGCGACCACATGATCCGCTCGACCTGGACGACGGAGGGTGGCTGGGGCACTGCCGAGCTGCAGCCCTACGGGCCGCTCACACTCGACCCGGCGGCCGCCGTCCTGCACTACGCGCAAGAGATCTTCGAGGGGCTCAAGGCCTACCGGCGCGTCGACGGCAGCATCTGGTCGTTCCGCCCCGAGGCCAACGCGGCACGGATGCAGCGCTCGGCGCGGCGGCTGGCGTTGCCGGAGCTGGCCACGGAGGACTTCCTCGCCGCGCTCGACCTGCTGGTGGCCACGGACGCCGCGTGGGTGCCCGAGAGTGCACCCGGTCAGGAGCGCTCGTACTACCTGCGCCCGTTCATGTATGCCTCCGAGCCGTTCCTGGGGGTGCGTCCGGCGGCGACCATCGAGTTCCTGCTGATCGGCTGCCCGGTCGGGTCGTACTTCTCCGGTGGGGTCAGGCCGGTCTCGATCTGGTTGTCGTCGGCCTACACCCGGGCGGCCCGGGGCGGCACCGGCGAGGCCAAGTGCGGCGGCAACTACGCGGCGTCCCTGGCACCGATGCTCGAGGCCGGCCGGCACGGGTGCGACCAGGTGTGCTTCCTGGACGCTGCCGAGAACCGCTGGGTCGAGGAACTCGGCGGCATGAACCTGTACTTCGTCACCCGGGACGGCCGGCTCATCACCCCCGAGCTGGGCACGATCCTCGAAGGGGTCACCCGCAGCTCGATCCTGACCCTGGCCAAGGGGCTCGGCCTGGACGTCGAGGAGCGCAAGGTCGATATCGCCGAGTGGCGTGACGGCGTGGCGAGCGGTGAGATCACCGAGGTCTTCGCCTGTGGCACCGCGGCGGTGATCACCCCGGTCGGCAAGCTGGTCTGGGACGGCGGCGAGGTCGCCTCGCCCAATCCCGGGGCCGAGGACTCGGTGACGATGCGGCTGCGCC